The Algoriphagus halophilus genome window below encodes:
- a CDS encoding GH3 auxin-responsive promoter family protein, translated as MEVLNSFMTWIFKNRIGQIENFKKNPIQVQDTTFFELIEAGKNTEFGKEFGFAKIKHYDDFARQVPILDYEGIKPYIDKTMRGTQNVLWNTTIEWFAKSSGTTSSRSKYIPVTTESLEDCHYSGGKDMVSLYIANNPDSRLFAGKSLTIGGTLEKNPLNPQGSARAGDISAVIMQNLPIWAQFVRTPSLETALMSEWEAKIEKMARETMNEDVTCIAGVPTWTVVLMQRILEIKKAKNILEVWPNLEVFFHGAVAFGPYRSLFKELIPSEKMRYVETYNASEGFFGIQDKPNSEELLLLLDYGIFYEFIPMEDWEKEDPNVVPLAGVEIGKNYALVISTNGGLWRYKIGDTVKFTSTKPYRFKISGRTKHFINAFGEEVIVENAEKAIQYAAEHTGATISNFTAAPVYFDTSGSKGAHEWLIEFHKEPIDQDQFNLLLDQHLREVNSDYDAKRHKDLALVAPIIHTAPHGIFEMWLGKKGKLGGQHKIPRLSNSREYLDEILNLKEEIKIPKQ; from the coding sequence ATGGAGGTATTAAATTCCTTTATGACCTGGATTTTTAAAAATCGGATTGGTCAAATAGAAAACTTTAAAAAAAACCCAATACAGGTCCAGGACACTACTTTTTTTGAATTAATAGAGGCTGGAAAAAACACTGAATTTGGAAAGGAGTTTGGTTTCGCTAAAATCAAACACTATGATGATTTTGCCAGACAAGTTCCTATCCTTGATTATGAAGGGATCAAACCCTACATCGATAAAACGATGAGAGGCACTCAAAATGTGCTTTGGAATACCACTATTGAATGGTTTGCCAAATCTTCTGGAACCACTTCTTCCCGAAGCAAATACATCCCTGTTACTACCGAAAGCTTGGAGGACTGCCATTACAGCGGTGGAAAAGACATGGTTTCCTTGTACATCGCCAATAACCCTGACTCCAGACTATTTGCAGGAAAAAGCTTGACCATTGGAGGAACCCTAGAGAAGAATCCTTTAAATCCTCAAGGTTCCGCCAGAGCTGGAGATATTTCCGCTGTAATCATGCAAAACCTCCCCATCTGGGCACAATTTGTCAGAACTCCATCTTTGGAAACAGCCTTGATGAGTGAATGGGAGGCGAAAATTGAGAAAATGGCCAGAGAAACCATGAACGAGGATGTCACTTGTATTGCAGGTGTTCCTACTTGGACAGTGGTTTTAATGCAGCGCATTCTAGAAATAAAAAAGGCAAAAAACATATTGGAGGTATGGCCCAATTTGGAAGTTTTCTTTCATGGTGCTGTAGCTTTTGGGCCTTATAGAAGTCTTTTCAAAGAACTGATCCCTTCTGAAAAAATGCGGTATGTAGAAACCTACAATGCCTCTGAAGGATTTTTCGGCATCCAAGATAAACCTAACTCAGAAGAATTACTTCTGCTGTTGGATTACGGAATTTTCTATGAATTCATTCCGATGGAAGACTGGGAAAAAGAAGACCCCAATGTAGTCCCATTGGCAGGAGTGGAAATAGGGAAAAATTATGCCTTGGTAATTTCCACTAATGGAGGGCTATGGAGGTATAAAATTGGAGATACCGTCAAATTTACCTCCACCAAACCTTATCGATTCAAAATCTCAGGCAGGACCAAACATTTTATCAATGCTTTTGGAGAAGAGGTCATTGTAGAAAATGCTGAGAAAGCCATCCAATATGCCGCAGAACATACAGGAGCTACCATCTCAAATTTCACTGCTGCTCCGGTTTATTTTGATACCTCAGGATCCAAAGGGGCGCATGAATGGCTCATTGAGTTCCACAAGGAACCCATAGACCAAGATCAATTTAACTTGCTTCTGGATCAGCACTTACGTGAGGTCAATTCAGATTATGATGCCAAAAGGCACAAGGATCTTGCTTTAGTAGCTCCTATCATTCATACTGCACCTCACGGGATCTTTGAAATGTGGCTAGGCAAAAAAGGAAAGTTGGGTGGTCAACACAAAATCCCTAGACTTTCCAATAGCAGGGAATATTTAGATGAGATTTTAAATCTGAAGGAAGAAATCAAAATTCCAAAGCAGTAA
- the crtD gene encoding 1-hydroxycarotenoid 3,4-desaturase CrtD — translation MNRKAIIIGSGIAGIASSIRLALKGYTVEVFESNSYPGGKLSKIDLGEYRFDAGPSLFTLPEQVEELFHLAEKDPKEHFDYLKLPVTCHYFWEDGKKLKAYADLDLFAEEVNQQLGEPKSHIKEALINSSYIYDHLAPLFMHKSLHDWKTWTNQDAMKAYLKMGKLGIFSTMNEANEKQFDNPKLIQLFNRYATYNGSNPYETPATLNIIPHLEFNIGAFFPKKGMHDITNSLFQLSLDLGVTYTFNQKVDEIIVEEGKATGVILADNKKIEAEIVVNNMDMVNAYKTILKKQKQPKLLLNQPKSSSALIFYWGIKRKFEDLDLHNIFFSDNYLEEFDHIFKKGRIYHDPTVYINITSLYKPDDAPEGCMNWFTMINVPNNQGQDWDQLILESKKNIIHKLNRILKTDIEPLIEVEEILDPRTIELKTSSAQGALYGNSSNNKFSAFLRHANYSSKIQNLYFCGGSVHPGGGIPLCLLSAKIMSDMIPDSV, via the coding sequence ATGAATAGGAAAGCCATAATCATTGGTTCAGGGATCGCAGGCATCGCTTCATCCATTCGCCTAGCATTAAAAGGATACACCGTAGAGGTATTCGAGTCCAATTCTTACCCTGGAGGAAAACTTTCAAAAATTGATCTAGGAGAATACCGATTTGATGCTGGTCCTTCCCTTTTTACTTTACCAGAACAAGTAGAAGAATTATTTCATTTGGCCGAGAAAGACCCAAAGGAACACTTTGACTACCTCAAGCTTCCAGTCACCTGTCATTACTTTTGGGAAGATGGGAAAAAGTTGAAAGCATACGCTGACCTAGACTTATTTGCTGAGGAGGTAAATCAGCAACTGGGCGAGCCAAAGTCCCATATCAAAGAGGCTTTGATTAACTCCTCCTATATCTACGATCATTTGGCTCCACTTTTTATGCACAAGTCCCTACACGATTGGAAAACATGGACCAACCAGGATGCAATGAAGGCTTATCTAAAAATGGGTAAACTGGGCATCTTCTCCACCATGAATGAAGCCAACGAAAAGCAATTTGACAATCCTAAACTCATTCAATTATTCAATAGGTACGCCACCTACAATGGATCCAACCCCTACGAAACCCCTGCTACGCTAAATATTATCCCTCATTTAGAATTTAATATCGGAGCCTTTTTTCCGAAAAAAGGCATGCATGACATTACTAACAGCTTATTTCAGTTATCCTTGGACCTTGGAGTTACTTACACTTTCAATCAAAAAGTGGATGAAATTATTGTAGAAGAAGGAAAAGCTACAGGGGTTATCCTTGCAGACAATAAAAAAATAGAGGCGGAGATCGTAGTCAATAACATGGATATGGTCAATGCATATAAGACCATTTTAAAAAAACAAAAGCAACCAAAACTCCTTTTAAATCAACCTAAATCTAGTTCAGCATTAATTTTTTATTGGGGTATCAAGCGCAAGTTCGAAGATTTGGATCTCCATAATATTTTCTTCTCTGATAATTATTTGGAGGAATTTGACCATATTTTTAAAAAAGGAAGGATTTACCATGACCCAACTGTCTACATCAATATCACCTCCCTATACAAACCTGATGACGCCCCTGAAGGCTGCATGAATTGGTTTACAATGATTAATGTCCCCAATAATCAAGGCCAGGATTGGGACCAATTAATTTTGGAATCCAAAAAGAATATTATCCATAAACTCAATAGAATTTTAAAAACAGATATAGAGCCTTTAATTGAGGTAGAAGAAATTCTGGATCCAAGAACGATCGAGTTGAAGACCTCCTCAGCCCAGGGAGCGCTTTATGGAAACTCTTCAAACAATAAGTTCTCCGCATTTTTAAGGCATGCAAACTATTCCTCCAAAATCCAAAACCTATATTTCTGCGGTGGATCTGTCCATCCTGGAGGAGGTATCCCGCTTTGTTTGCTTTCTGCCAAAATTATGTCAGATATGATCCCGGATTCGGTTTAA
- a CDS encoding regulatory protein RecX yields MSVWRKNNSEQSIKKSWSLEEAKEKLSTFCAYQERCIWETKRKLYEKGIKEEDSDELITYLIEEKFIDEERFARTFSRGKFRLKKWGRGRIRQELKMRQIPENLIKKGLSEIDPYEYYDTLLSQVEKHWGRIKESDPYKKKFKVIQYLFSKGFEMDLIKEAVEESNMGG; encoded by the coding sequence ATGTCCGTCTGGCGAAAAAATAACTCAGAACAGTCAATAAAAAAGTCTTGGTCTCTAGAGGAAGCGAAAGAAAAGCTATCTACTTTTTGTGCCTATCAGGAACGTTGTATTTGGGAAACCAAGCGGAAACTTTACGAAAAGGGGATCAAAGAAGAGGATTCTGATGAATTAATTACCTATTTGATAGAGGAGAAATTTATAGATGAGGAGCGCTTTGCAAGGACTTTCTCTCGAGGTAAATTCAGGCTGAAAAAATGGGGTAGGGGAAGGATAAGGCAAGAATTGAAGATGCGCCAGATTCCGGAAAACTTGATAAAAAAGGGACTTTCTGAAATTGATCCCTATGAATATTACGATACCTTATTATCTCAAGTGGAGAAACATTGGGGAAGAATCAAAGAGTCGGACCCTTATAAAAAGAAGTTTAAAGTCATCCAGTACTTATTTTCCAAAGGTTTTGAAATGGATTTGATCAAGGAAGCGGTTGAGGAGTCAAATATGGGTGGTTAA
- a CDS encoding FAD-dependent oxidoreductase: MKKNEITILGAGLIGSLMAIYLKRQGLDVTVYDKRPDKRKTPYYEGGRSINMALSHRGWKSLEEVGLKDQVLPLSIPMYGRKIHDEHGGTSFIPYGKKDQAIYSISRGKFNQLLAEEAERLGAEFKFEHKCLEVDFPSQKITFETAEGEETLDAPVIIGADGAYSALRLSMQKQIRFNYKQEYISHGYKELTIPATAEGEFAMDPNALHIWPRGKFMLIALPNPDKSFTCTLFLPFEGTKICFDKITDEKDLKSLFSNYFDDAYQLMPDLLEEFFRNPTSALVNVDCYPWVQGKSLLIGDASHAMVPFYGQGMNCGFEDCFILNGLIDKLGTNTWDLVFEKFQKNRKRDTDAVCQLAMENFIEMRDSVADPKFLLRKKIEAKLHELYPNDWIPLYTLVTFSDISYSEAYAQGKLQEEIMDKVMADPLITENWNKLDYEDIIFQMETAKAV, from the coding sequence ATGAAAAAAAATGAAATAACTATTCTTGGAGCCGGTCTGATTGGCTCCCTGATGGCCATATATCTCAAGCGTCAAGGTCTTGATGTCACTGTTTACGATAAAAGACCTGACAAACGGAAAACTCCCTATTACGAAGGTGGTCGATCCATTAATATGGCATTGAGTCATAGAGGTTGGAAAAGCTTGGAAGAGGTGGGATTGAAAGATCAGGTGCTTCCTTTGTCTATTCCAATGTATGGTAGAAAAATCCATGATGAACATGGGGGGACTTCCTTTATCCCATACGGGAAAAAAGATCAAGCAATTTATTCCATTTCAAGAGGTAAATTCAATCAATTGTTGGCTGAAGAAGCTGAAAGACTTGGAGCTGAATTCAAATTTGAACATAAATGCCTAGAGGTAGATTTCCCATCGCAGAAAATCACCTTTGAAACAGCCGAAGGGGAAGAAACTTTAGATGCACCTGTGATTATTGGGGCTGATGGAGCATATTCAGCCCTTCGTTTAAGCATGCAAAAGCAAATCCGCTTTAACTATAAGCAGGAATATATTTCGCATGGATATAAGGAGCTGACCATTCCTGCCACCGCTGAGGGTGAGTTTGCAATGGATCCAAATGCATTACATATATGGCCAAGAGGTAAGTTTATGTTAATTGCTTTACCTAATCCCGATAAATCATTTACCTGTACTTTGTTTTTGCCCTTTGAAGGCACAAAAATCTGTTTTGATAAGATCACAGATGAAAAAGATCTTAAAAGCTTATTCAGCAATTATTTTGATGACGCTTATCAACTCATGCCTGATTTGTTGGAGGAGTTTTTCAGAAACCCTACCTCTGCGCTAGTAAATGTGGATTGTTATCCATGGGTGCAAGGAAAGAGTTTATTGATTGGAGACGCCTCTCATGCCATGGTGCCATTTTATGGTCAGGGGATGAATTGCGGTTTTGAGGATTGCTTTATTCTGAATGGACTAATAGATAAATTAGGAACTAACACCTGGGATCTGGTTTTTGAAAAATTCCAGAAAAACAGAAAAAGAGATACTGATGCGGTTTGTCAGCTGGCAATGGAAAATTTCATTGAAATGAGAGATTCTGTAGCTGATCCCAAATTTTTGTTGAGAAAGAAAATTGAAGCAAAACTTCATGAGTTATATCCTAACGACTGGATTCCACTCTATACATTGGTTACATTTTCAGATATCAGTTATTCTGAAGCCTATGCACAGGGTAAGTTGCAGGAAGAAATCATGGATAAAGTAATGGCTGATCCTTTGATTACTGAAAATTGGAATAAGCTCGATTATGAAGATATTATATTCCAGATGGAAACAGCAAAAGCGGTCTAA
- the prmA gene encoding 50S ribosomal protein L11 methyltransferase, with product MDYLELKITCLEDFREILIAELAEIGFDSFLETEEGVDAYAPEQEFDREAFLELIEKYKLPAQISWHESKMPKVNWNEEWEKNYDPIEVDDLVFVRASFHDPAPGFQYEIVINPKMSFGTGHHATTYQMLKHQAEIDHKGKRVLDVGSGTGILAIMAHLLEAQEIEAFDIDEWCVENGNENFDLNGLSTRMDIGTIREVNPQGKFDIILANINKNILLDEMEIYAELLDSKGFLLLSGFYTEDIEDLLECAAPLGLSLYKKNSKDNWAALILQKD from the coding sequence ATGGATTACCTGGAATTAAAAATCACTTGCCTGGAAGATTTCCGGGAAATCCTAATTGCAGAATTAGCTGAGATAGGCTTTGATTCCTTTTTGGAAACAGAAGAAGGAGTGGATGCTTATGCACCAGAACAAGAATTTGACCGGGAGGCTTTTTTGGAATTAATCGAAAAATATAAGCTTCCCGCTCAAATTTCCTGGCATGAAAGTAAAATGCCAAAAGTCAACTGGAATGAGGAATGGGAAAAAAATTATGATCCTATAGAAGTAGATGATCTTGTTTTTGTAAGAGCTTCGTTCCACGACCCAGCCCCAGGGTTTCAATACGAAATTGTCATCAACCCCAAAATGTCATTTGGTACTGGGCACCATGCTACCACCTACCAAATGTTAAAGCATCAAGCCGAGATTGACCACAAAGGAAAACGCGTATTGGACGTGGGTTCAGGAACTGGAATCTTAGCAATTATGGCTCATTTGCTGGAAGCGCAAGAAATAGAAGCCTTTGATATTGATGAATGGTGTGTGGAAAATGGCAATGAGAATTTCGATTTAAATGGTCTTTCTACCAGAATGGATATTGGAACCATTCGAGAGGTAAATCCACAGGGGAAATTCGATATTATTTTAGCCAACATCAATAAAAACATCCTATTGGACGAAATGGAGATCTATGCTGAGTTATTAGATTCCAAAGGATTTCTTTTGCTGAGCGGATTCTATACGGAAGACATTGAAGATTTACTGGAATGTGCCGCTCCTTTAGGTCTCAGCCTCTACAAGAAAAACAGCAAAGACAATTGGGCTGCATTAATATTGCAAAAAGACTAA
- the recJ gene encoding single-stranded-DNA-specific exonuclease RecJ, whose protein sequence is MEYVWKQKPRATPELVEQLGRDINVNPILANMLINRGVENYEQAKNYFRPSLSHLHDPFLMKDMPEAIDRIEQAIDQNEKILVYGDYDVDGTTAVALVYSFLQTFYSRVDFYIPDRYKEGYGISDKGVRFAADNDYKLVIALDCGIKAIDKVKLAKELGVDFIICDHHTPGQELPQAIAVLDAKRTDCEYPYKELSGAGVGFKLIQAHAKRRGIDEAGLYPYLDLLVVSIAADIVPITGENRILAYYGLDRINNTPRPGLKALMLSAKIEKEIGISDIVFKIGPRINASGRLEHAKASVELLISTDLNLAIERAKLVDEVNTTRRNFDENITKEAFEMIADQEMDSEWNSTVLFKEDWHKGVIGIVASRCIEKYYRPTIILTESNGKATGSARSVVDFDIYEAIAECSGLLDQFGGHKYAAGLTLSVDKVPDFQRMFESVVKRRIEEVHRKPVIEIDDELLLDQINYKFYNILKQMAPFGPGNTEPIFRISQAYAENVIILKDKHLRFNIVQDGQVTKPVCLGFGLADRVKDPDHTIVKMLQGKMRFDIVAEMRENFFRDKSSLQLYVKDIKFD, encoded by the coding sequence ATGGAGTACGTTTGGAAGCAGAAACCACGAGCAACGCCAGAATTAGTAGAGCAGCTAGGAAGGGATATCAACGTAAATCCAATCCTGGCTAATATGTTGATTAATCGAGGTGTGGAGAACTATGAGCAGGCCAAAAACTATTTCAGACCTAGTTTAAGCCATCTGCATGATCCTTTCTTGATGAAAGATATGCCTGAAGCTATAGATAGGATTGAACAAGCCATTGATCAAAATGAAAAAATCTTGGTGTATGGAGACTATGATGTAGATGGCACTACTGCGGTTGCCTTGGTTTACAGTTTTCTCCAGACTTTTTATAGTAGAGTAGATTTTTATATCCCGGACCGATACAAAGAAGGTTATGGTATTTCCGATAAAGGAGTAAGGTTTGCTGCAGATAACGATTACAAGCTCGTCATTGCGCTAGACTGCGGAATCAAAGCCATTGACAAAGTGAAGCTTGCCAAAGAGCTAGGTGTAGATTTCATCATTTGTGATCACCACACTCCAGGACAAGAATTACCGCAGGCTATTGCCGTACTTGATGCTAAAAGAACCGATTGTGAATACCCTTATAAAGAGCTTAGTGGTGCTGGAGTAGGTTTCAAATTAATTCAGGCACATGCTAAAAGACGCGGAATAGATGAAGCAGGTTTGTATCCATATTTGGATTTGTTGGTCGTCAGTATTGCTGCAGATATTGTCCCTATAACCGGAGAAAATAGAATTCTGGCTTATTATGGATTGGACCGAATCAATAATACCCCGAGACCAGGATTAAAGGCCTTAATGCTGAGTGCCAAAATTGAAAAAGAAATCGGCATCTCGGATATCGTTTTTAAAATTGGCCCAAGAATCAATGCATCTGGAAGACTGGAACATGCCAAGGCTTCGGTAGAGTTGTTAATTTCTACCGATCTCAATTTAGCCATCGAACGGGCCAAATTAGTAGATGAGGTGAATACCACTCGGAGAAACTTTGATGAAAATATCACCAAAGAGGCGTTTGAGATGATCGCGGATCAAGAAATGGATTCAGAATGGAATTCTACGGTATTGTTTAAAGAGGATTGGCACAAAGGAGTCATTGGAATTGTCGCCAGTCGATGTATAGAAAAATATTATAGACCTACGATCATATTAACCGAATCCAATGGAAAAGCTACTGGAAGCGCACGTTCAGTGGTAGACTTCGATATTTACGAAGCAATCGCTGAATGTTCTGGTTTGTTAGATCAATTTGGAGGACATAAATATGCGGCTGGTTTAACCCTTTCGGTAGACAAGGTACCCGACTTTCAAAGGATGTTTGAGTCGGTAGTCAAAAGAAGAATTGAAGAAGTACATAGGAAGCCTGTCATAGAAATTGACGATGAATTGCTACTGGATCAAATAAATTATAAGTTTTATAATATATTGAAGCAAATGGCACCTTTTGGCCCAGGAAATACGGAGCCTATTTTCAGAATTTCTCAAGCCTATGCCGAAAATGTGATCATTCTAAAAGATAAACACCTTCGATTTAATATCGTACAAGATGGTCAAGTGACGAAACCTGTTTGCTTAGGGTTTGGGTTAGCCGACCGAGTAAAGGATCCAGATCACACGATTGTTAAAATGTTACAAGGAAAAATGCGTTTTGATATTGTGGCTGAAATGCGGGAAAATTTCTTCCGTGACAAATCCAGCTTGCAGCTCTACGTAAAAGACATCAAATTTGACTAA
- a CDS encoding 3-hydroxyanthranilate 3,4-dioxygenase, translating into MAIAKPFNFKKWIDDNRHLLKPPVGNKQVYLENEDFIIMVVGGPNSRKDYHYNEGEEFFYQIEGDIVLKIIEDGKPVDVPIKEGEIFLLPPKVPHSPRRPANTIGLVIERYRKEGEKDGFIWHCENCGEKLYEEYADVTDIVNQLPPIMERFWSSPEHTTCKNCGTVMQK; encoded by the coding sequence ATGGCAATTGCAAAACCCTTCAATTTTAAAAAATGGATTGATGATAATAGACACCTGCTTAAACCACCGGTTGGGAATAAGCAAGTTTACCTTGAAAATGAGGATTTTATCATCATGGTCGTAGGAGGCCCTAATTCAAGAAAAGACTATCACTACAATGAGGGAGAGGAGTTTTTCTACCAAATAGAAGGGGATATCGTATTGAAGATTATTGAAGATGGTAAGCCAGTGGATGTACCGATCAAAGAAGGTGAGATTTTTCTACTTCCTCCAAAAGTTCCCCATTCTCCAAGGAGACCAGCTAATACTATCGGATTGGTCATTGAGCGATATAGAAAAGAAGGGGAAAAAGATGGGTTTATCTGGCACTGCGAAAATTGTGGAGAAAAACTGTATGAGGAATATGCCGATGTAACCGATATCGTCAATCAACTACCTCCCATCATGGAAAGGTTTTGGTCTAGTCCAGAGCATACTACCTGTAAAAACTGTGGAACGGTAATGCAAAAATAG
- the tpiA gene encoding triose-phosphate isomerase: protein MRKKIVAGNWKMNMTFEEGQILTSEIVNMYKDENIKDVVAILNPPFPHIFPVKKLVGDVAGVKIGAQNCSDKESGAFTGEVSAKILASFGVEYVIIGHSERREYFHEGNELLAVKVKEALAHGLKPIFCCGESLDIRTAGTHEPNVKFQLTESLFDLSPEDFSKVVIAYEPIWAIGTGKTATAEQAQEMHAALRRHIASKYGKDIAAETSILYGGSCNPKNAQEIFSKEDVDGGLIGGASLKSRDFMDIIKSF from the coding sequence ATGCGTAAGAAAATTGTAGCCGGCAACTGGAAAATGAATATGACTTTTGAAGAAGGTCAAATTCTGACTTCTGAGATTGTCAACATGTATAAAGACGAAAACATCAAGGATGTTGTAGCGATCTTGAATCCTCCATTCCCACATATTTTTCCAGTTAAGAAATTGGTAGGCGATGTGGCAGGAGTTAAGATAGGAGCTCAAAATTGTTCTGATAAAGAATCTGGAGCATTTACCGGTGAAGTATCTGCTAAAATCCTGGCTTCATTTGGAGTAGAATATGTCATCATTGGTCATAGTGAAAGAAGAGAATACTTCCATGAAGGAAACGAACTGCTAGCTGTCAAAGTAAAAGAAGCTTTGGCCCATGGGTTAAAACCTATTTTCTGCTGTGGCGAATCCTTGGATATCAGAACTGCCGGAACACATGAGCCGAATGTAAAATTTCAGCTAACTGAAAGCCTTTTTGACTTGAGCCCAGAAGATTTTAGCAAAGTGGTGATTGCCTATGAACCTATCTGGGCAATTGGAACCGGAAAAACAGCCACTGCTGAGCAGGCACAGGAAATGCATGCTGCTCTTAGAAGACATATTGCCAGCAAATACGGTAAAGACATCGCTGCTGAAACCTCTATTTTGTATGGTGGAAGTTGCAACCCTAAGAATGCACAAGAAATATTCTCCAAGGAAGATGTGGATGGTGGATTGATCGGCGGAGCCTCTCTGAAATCAAGAGACTTTATGGACATCATCAAATCATTCTAA
- the lptB gene encoding LPS export ABC transporter ATP-binding protein — protein MILKADNLVKIYKGRRVVNDISVQVEQGEIVGLLGPNGAGKTTSFYMIVGLVQPNEGKIFLESENITSLPMYKRAKLGIGYLAQEASVFRKLSVEENIMAVLEMTKMPKQERKEKVESLLEEFSLTHVRKNLGMVLSGGERRRTEIARALAVDPKFVLLDEPFAGVDPIAVEEIQTIVAKLKTKNIGILITDHNVNETLSITDRAYLMFEGRLLKAGTAEELAADEQVRKVYLGSQFELKRKIFN, from the coding sequence ATGATTCTAAAAGCCGACAACCTCGTCAAAATTTACAAAGGTCGCCGTGTAGTGAATGATATTTCAGTACAAGTAGAGCAAGGAGAAATTGTAGGCTTGCTGGGTCCAAATGGAGCAGGTAAAACCACCTCTTTCTACATGATTGTGGGGTTAGTCCAACCTAATGAAGGCAAGATATTTTTAGAAAGTGAAAATATCACAAGCCTTCCCATGTACAAGAGAGCTAAGTTAGGAATAGGGTATTTAGCCCAAGAAGCCTCGGTATTTCGAAAACTCTCTGTGGAGGAAAATATCATGGCCGTATTGGAAATGACCAAAATGCCCAAGCAAGAGCGTAAAGAGAAAGTAGAAAGTTTATTAGAAGAATTCAGTTTAACACATGTGAGGAAAAACCTAGGGATGGTACTTTCTGGAGGAGAGAGAAGAAGAACGGAAATTGCCAGGGCTTTGGCAGTAGATCCTAAATTTGTATTATTAGATGAGCCATTTGCGGGAGTCGACCCCATTGCAGTTGAAGAGATCCAGACAATAGTAGCTAAACTAAAGACCAAAAATATCGGGATTCTGATCACGGACCACAATGTAAATGAAACACTTTCTATCACAGATCGAGCCTATTTGATGTTTGAAGGAAGATTATTGAAAGCCGGAACCGCCGAAGAGCTTGCTGCTGATGAACAAGTCCGAAAAGTTTATTTGGGTAGTCAGTTTGAGCTAAAACGCAAAATTTTTAATTAA
- the kynU gene encoding kynureninase, with product MTQIDYQFTEEFARKMDAEDPINSFRDRFLFPEVNGGKAIYFCGNSLGLQPKSVKSYLEKELNNWANLGVDGHFHGEDAWYHARQKSKPALAQIMGAHTHEVVAMNNLSSNLHFLMVSFYRPTSERFKIIVDGGAFPSDMYMLETQVKFHGLNPDEAIVELIPRDGEHILRTEDIISEIIKHGDSLAMVNMAGLQYYTGQLFDIREITAAAHSVGAYAGFDLAHAAGNAVLKLHDWEVDFATWCSYKYMNSGPGNISGVFVHERFADRPDLPRFAGWWGHDEGQRFLMEKGFVPMHGADGWQVSNTNILALAAHQASLDIFMEAGMSNLRAKSEKLTGYLAYLIEQISGKSGILEIITPKKPDERGCQLSLHIHRGGKAVFDDWYSHGVVGDWRNPNVIRLAPTPLYNSFLDVFRFAQILEQSLKKFA from the coding sequence ATGACCCAAATAGATTATCAGTTTACCGAAGAATTTGCTAGAAAAATGGATGCAGAGGATCCCATCAATTCCTTCAGGGATCGATTTTTATTTCCTGAAGTAAATGGGGGAAAAGCAATTTATTTCTGTGGAAATTCTTTAGGCTTACAGCCCAAGTCAGTCAAATCCTATTTGGAGAAAGAATTGAATAATTGGGCAAATTTAGGAGTGGATGGGCATTTTCATGGAGAAGATGCCTGGTATCATGCAAGACAAAAGTCAAAACCGGCCTTGGCGCAGATCATGGGGGCACATACGCATGAGGTGGTGGCTATGAACAATCTCAGCTCCAATCTTCATTTTTTGATGGTGTCGTTTTACAGACCTACTTCAGAACGATTCAAAATCATTGTAGACGGAGGAGCATTCCCATCAGATATGTACATGTTGGAGACTCAGGTCAAATTTCATGGGTTGAATCCAGATGAAGCTATCGTTGAGTTGATTCCAAGAGATGGGGAGCATATCCTTCGGACGGAAGATATTATCTCCGAGATAATAAAGCATGGAGATTCCCTGGCGATGGTGAATATGGCGGGTTTACAATATTATACTGGTCAATTATTTGACATTAGGGAAATCACAGCAGCAGCGCATTCAGTAGGAGCGTATGCAGGGTTTGACCTGGCTCATGCAGCAGGAAATGCAGTACTTAAACTCCATGATTGGGAGGTGGATTTTGCCACTTGGTGTAGTTATAAGTATATGAATTCTGGTCCAGGCAATATTTCTGGAGTATTTGTCCACGAGCGATTTGCCGATAGACCTGATTTGCCAAGGTTTGCTGGATGGTGGGGACATGATGAGGGACAAAGATTCCTCATGGAAAAAGGATTTGTTCCGATGCATGGGGCTGACGGTTGGCAGGTTTCTAATACCAATATCTTGGCTTTGGCAGCCCATCAAGCTTCGCTGGATATATTCATGGAAGCTGGAATGAGCAATCTGCGGGCAAAAAGTGAAAAATTGACGGGGTATTTGGCCTACCTAATTGAGCAAATCAGTGGAAAATCAGGCATTTTGGAAATTATTACTCCGAAAAAACCTGATGAGAGGGGTTGTCAGTTATCTTTGCACATTCATCGTGGAGGCAAAGCTGTATTCGATGATTGGTATAGTCATGGAGTGGTAGGTGATTGGAGAAACCCAAATGTGATCCGATTAGCGCCTACTCCGCTGTATAATAGTTTCTTGGATGTTTTCAGATTTGCACAGATTTTGGAACAAAGCTTGAAAAAATTCGCTTAA